Proteins from one Bactrocera neohumeralis isolate Rockhampton chromosome 3, APGP_CSIRO_Bneo_wtdbg2-racon-allhic-juicebox.fasta_v2, whole genome shotgun sequence genomic window:
- the LOC126754057 gene encoding uncharacterized protein LOC126754057: MNITSIIEQWFGENYFDSKIKYGTDLLYNAVRVFYIIIPMIFLTALAQFIGQLLTDRAGVSRFVRYVIEFVVIVIPTLLISLKFHEHSGLVAIICSAALGILLLVTFTTKSPRRQYVTGSCRPFAYALNRAIIYVIAILGMGAPRFLEIPEYFKETYSYGVGFLDIDVGLYLFALATVKRTSVGRSPMTAAPSFFLPMLFLAFVRMLVILLNAENDKNPIRLHANYYFLFAIVVIIGSIICEYVTSQKRRIQLGLAILFVHEVILQIFTAEYILDPKIKRFYFIGVQKEVYLSVPGFLALYLISVGIGDKMRTRVKRLTAEMFRNKLLTILEACLSFWLLTLLCIFTTSISRITCNTGYVAWILAVGCTMTLMHMLVFSFIFKALEYNDVNNSVRELNVMPEFVTIINKNGVLCYIAGYLVACSIKNFLEPLNRNVNEAFCMLTVFMFIMALFSYLINNVTIIDL, encoded by the exons atgaaTATCACAAGTATTATTGAGCAGTGGTTTGGAGAAAATTACtttgattcaaaaattaaatacggCACGGACTTACTATACAATGCAGTTCGTGTGTTTTACATAATTATACCAATGATATTTCTCACAGCATTGGCACAATTTATTGGCCAACTGCTGACTGACCGTGCCGGTGTCTCTAGATTTGTGCGATATGTCATTGAGTTTGTGGTGATTGTTATACCAACTCTTTTGATTTCGTTGAAGTTTCACGAACACTCCGGACTTGTGGCGATAATCTGCAGTGCCGCTTTAGGAATATTACTCCTTGTCACTTTCACAACGAAATCGCCAAGACGCCAGTATGTCACGGGTAGTTGTCGACCGTTTGCCTATGCACTGAATCGCGCCATAATTTATGTAATTGCCATATTGGGTATGGGGGCACCTCGTTTCTTAGAGATACCAGAATACTTCAAAGAAACCTATAGTTATGGCGTAGGATTTTTGGATATAGACGTTGGATTGTATCTATTTGCTTTGGCAACCGTTAAGCGAACCAGCGTTGGGCGGTCTCCAATGACCGCTGCACCAAGCTTTTTCTTGCCGATGCTGTTTCTCGCTTTTGTGCGTATGCTAGTCATACTACTAAATGCAGAAAATGATAAGAATCCAATAAGATTGCATgcgaattattattttctatttgctattgttgtaatAATTGGCTCGATTATTTGTGAATATGTGACGTCACAAAAGCGGCGCATACAGTTGGGTTTAG CTATCTTGTTCGTTCACGAagtcattttacaaatattcacCGCTGAATACATACTGGATCCAAAAATTAAACGGTTCTATTTTATTGGCGTACAAAAGGAGGTGTATCTGTCAGTTCCTGGCTTTCTGGCGCTTTATTTGATATCGGTTGGTATTGGTGACAAAATGCGTACGCGAGTTAAACGTTTAACCGCCGAGATGTTTAGGAACAAACTTTTAACAATACTTGAGGCATGCCTGTCCTTCTGGCTCTTGACACTGCTTTGCATATTTACAACCTCCATATCACGTATTACCTGCAATACCGGCTATGTGGCCTGGATACTAGCCGTCGGCTGCACAATGACCTTAATGCATATGTtggttttcagttttattttcaagGCACTCGAGTACAACGACGTAAATAACAGTGTTAGAGAATTAAATGTAATGCCGGAATTTGTGACGATTATAAATAAGAACGGTGTACTTTGTTATATAGCGGGTTATTTGGTAGCGTGTAGTATAAAGAACTTTTTGGAGCCGCTAAATCGAAATGTGAACGAAGCTTTTTGTATGTTAAcggtttttatgtttattatggCACTATTTTCTTATCTGATAAATAATGTGACCATTAtcgatttgtaa
- the LOC126754058 gene encoding uncharacterized protein LOC126754058 → MSTEIRKRRREKEVKKWTEAEIKAVLSYMQNHRNVEKPTAKIYYSKLLAATKIEATWNILKCKIRYLKSQMKSADHWLNSTGAGVEDGVVERTVMDKVLKSCPHYKQLADIFATEREAEVVVMSSSAMELDSIENVVDDLEDPEPEAQEENDISVLASASSAASPIVKKIKPKHQNTAIDKLATLEAERMRFREKQLQFEIEKFNWMKQVEANKHENEKKKIENDFQKPLQFEIEKFNWMKQVEANKHENEKKKIENDFQLKKMELEQNERIRKLEIEMKYKNNNINNQ, encoded by the exons a TGTCTACAGAAATTCGAAAGCGCCGGCGAGAAAAGGAGGTGAAAAAATGGACGGAAGCCGAAATCAAAGCCGTGCTGTCCTATATGCAGAATCACCGAAACGTCGAG AAACCAACAGCGAAAATCTATTACAGTAAGTTGCTTGCAGCGACAAAAATTGAAGCAACGTGGAACATCTTAAAATGTAAGATTCGCTATTTAAAAAGCCAAATGAAATCGGCAGACCACTGGCTAAATTCCACGGGCGCTGGAGTAGAGGATGGCGTTGTGGAGCGGACTGTGATGG ATAAAGTGCTTAAAAGTTGTCCGCATTACAAACAGTTAGCGGACATTTTTGCTACGGAGAGGGAAGCTGAGGTGGTGGTAATGAGCTCCTCTGCAATGGAACTCGACTCTATAGAAAATGTTGTGGATGATTTGGAAGACCCCGAACCCGAAGCGCAGGAAGAAAATGACATATCTGTATTGGCATCTGCCTCATCTGCGGCCAGCccgattgtaaaaaaaattaagccaaAACACCAAAACACTGCCATTGACAAACTGGCAACATTAGAAGCTGAAAGAATGAGATTTCGAGAAAAACAGCTTCaatttgaaatagaaaaattcaatTGGATGAAGCAAGTTGAAGCAAACAAacatgaaaatgaaaagaagaagatCGAAAACGATTTCCAAAAACCGCTTCaatttgaaatagaaaaattcaatTGGATGAAGCAAGTTGAAGCAAACAAacatgaaaatgaaaagaagaagatCGAAAACGATttccaacttaaaaaaatggagTTGGAGCAGAATGAAAGAATAAGGAAattagaaattgaaatgaagtataaaaataataatataaataaccaataa
- the LOC126754056 gene encoding EGF domain-specific O-linked N-acetylglucosamine transferase, producing the protein MYLNYLIILKLLSQLTYTCVNAEFTPGSMQHTPIPLPNLPAEHLIRYLNTFPQVREHCVKNEDCLRIIRSNASTNSLNDELIPTLDTLTACWGHELDCDANKRFQTPTCPGEHHGWVQSKTAQVNTFYNQADFGYIQNQINELSLICEPHYITDSSLECSKYLRFCRGRNLLFDFRDLAQRKELIRYHMDVLKPHQLLGHCQFNRTRLEAELDHMGALQSWAPELRNFDELPTSLMTSGACDLVIDTPTFILKIDATYNMYHHFCDFFNLYASLFVNQSHPLAFHTDSRILIWETYPYDSPFAETFKAFSDNPIWTLNDFKGKRVCFRNVVLPLLPRMIFGLFYNTPLIHGCQGSGLFRAFSEFILHRLQIPFRPPRPQTKLRITFLSRRTKYRQVLNEDQLLEEIGANSSYHVQRISFERGLSFSQQLAITRNTDVLIGMHGAGLTHLLFLPNWATIFELYNCEDPNCYKDLARLRGVNYITWEREELLYPQDEGHHPQGGAHAKFTNYRFDTKEFTRLVTKAADLVYTHNEYQKFQTQQNNNHPTTHSAGEQILQPKEEL; encoded by the exons ATGTATCTCAATTATCTTATAATACTCAAGCTTCTAAGTCAACTCACATATACGTGTGTAAATGCCGAGTTTACACCGGGATCTATGCAGCATACACCAATACCTTTGCCAAATTTACCAGCAGAGCATTTAATACGCTACCTTAATACCTTCCCGCAAGTACGTGAACATTGTGTAAAAAATGAAGATTGTCTACGCATAATCCGTAGCAACGCCTCCACGAATAGCTTAAATGACGAATTAATACCCACATTGGACACCTTAACCGCGTGTTGGGGTCATGAACTCGACTGTGATGCGAATAAACGTTTTCAGACGCCCACTTGTCCGGGCGAACACCACGGTTGGGTGCAAAGCAAAACTGCACAAGTGAATACATTTTACAATCAAGCCGATTTTGGTtatatacaaaatcaaattaacGAATTGTCACTTATATGTGAGCCACATTACATCACAGATTCCTCGCTAGAATGTAGCAAGTATCTGCGCTTTTGCCGCGGACGCAATTTGCTCTTTGACTTTCGCGACCTAGCGCAACGAAAGGAATTAATACGATATCATATGGATGTACTGAAACCACACCAGTTGTTAGGACATTGCCAGTTCAATCGTACACGTTTAGAGGCCGAATTGGACCACATGGGTGCACTGCAGTCTTGGGCGCCAGAATTACGAAATTTTGATGAACTACCCACATCACTAATGACAAGTGGTGCGTGTGATTTAGTCATTGATACGCCCACGTTTATTCTGAAAATCGATGCTACTTATAATATGTATCATCATTTCtgcgattttttcaatttatacgCATCGCTTTTCGTGAATCAATCACACCCGCTAGCGTTTCATACAGATTCTCGCATTTTGATTTGGGAAACATATCCCTACGATTCGCCATTTGCTGAGACATTTAAGGCATTTTCGGACAATCCAATATGGAcattaaatgattttaaagGAAAACGTGTATGTTTTCGGAATGTGGTGTTGCCTCTTTTACCACGTATGATATTTGGCTTGTTTTATAACACGCCTCTG ATTCATGGCTGTCAAGGTAGCGGTCTGTTTCGTGCCTTCTCCGAATTCATTTTACATCGCTTACAAATACCTTTCCGTCCACCTAGACCACAAACTAAACTACGTATTACATTCTTATCACGTCGCACAAAGTATAGACAAGTTTTAAATGAGGATCAGTTGCTTGAAGAAATCGGTGCGAACAGCAGCTATCACGTGCAACGTATTTCGTTTGAAag GGGTCTCTCCTTCAGTCAGCAATTGGCTATAACGCGGAACACAGATGTACTTATAGGCATGCATGGTGCAGGACTAACCCACCTGCTTTTCTTGCCGAATTGGGCTACAATTTTCGAGCTGTATAATTGTGAAGACCCTAATTGTTATAAAGATTTGGCGCGTCTGCGTGGCGTTAATTATATTACATGGGAACGTGAAGAGCTACTCTATCCGCAAGATGAAGGTCATCATCCGCAGGGGGGAGCCCATgcaaaattcacaaattatcgTTTTGATACAAAAGAATTCACACGACTTGTGACAAAAGCCGCCgatctagtatatacacataatgAGTACCAGAAATTTCAAACGCAGCAAAATAACAACCATCCAACCACTCATAGTGCGGGCGAACAGATTTTACAGCCAAAAGAAGAGCTGTAG
- the LOC126752851 gene encoding phosphatidylinositol-glycan biosynthesis class W protein-like: protein MDFGDDDEIIVPIWNVEAEVLPFEDYDSPAPKITVTHAESWEILYHVWFILESLLAVIFFFAITRVFGQKTPHIIHPDSIKRYLYEFLFILAPTVLFVIVLHHYVYAVIIVFAISVIYALFMIYKTNAQQRWYITGGRRPFILTLNRATIYLITALCILAEDFQCFPKYFQMSHGHSIGLKDALAGFYVFTMATVERNKNKIYGVRRTLTALVLLWLGEYVGSKYIIYSHDENVYGEHWNIFVTLALTKCIGTFYCSVFKSRSKQLYVGGVLKTSDIPRYRDLLPMIVEAINKNGFLFFVLTILSARLNVIVNPMILDVSLLHHFKLRISI, encoded by the exons ATGGACTTTGGGGATGATGATGAAATTATAGTTCCAATATGGAATGTAGAAGCCGAAGTTCTTCCGTTTGAGGACTACGATTCACCCGCGCCAAAAATAACTGTAACACATGCTGAATCTTGGGAAATACTATACCACGTGTGGTTTATATTAGAGTCCCTGCTGGCCGTTATATTTTTCTTTGCGATTACGCGCGTCTTTGGTCAGAAAACGCCGCATATAATTCACCCCGATTCCATTAAGCGATACCTCTACGAATTCCTATTTATTCTTGCGCCTACAGTGTTATTTGTAATTGTGCTACATCATTATGTTTATGCTGTAATTATCGTGTTCGCTATTTCTGTAATATACGcattatttatgatttataaaACCAATGCACAACAACGCTGGTACATTACGGGTGGTCGCCGACCCTTCATTTTGACATTAAATCGTGCTACAATCTACTTGATAACAGCGCTTTGTATATTAGCCGAGGATTTTCaatgttttccaaaatattttcaaatgtcGCATGGCCATAGTATTGGCTTAAAAGATGCGCTAGCGggattttatgtttttacaaTGGCGACCGTTGAGcgaaataagaataaaatatatggaGTTAGACGCACTTTAACGGCGCTAGTGCTTTTGTGGTTAGGCGAGTATGTCggttcaaaatatattatatatagccATGATGAAAATGTATATGGCGAGCATTGGAATATATTCGTTACGTTGGCACTGACAAAATGTATTGGCACTTTTTACTGTTCTGTGTTTAAGTCACGCAGTAAACAGCTCTATGTCGGAGGGG TATTGAAGACTTCGGATATACCACGTTATAGAGACCTTTTGCCTATGATTGTAGAGGCAATAAATAAgaatggatttttatttttcgtgttAACTATTTTAAGCGCACGCCTCAATGTTATTGTTAATCCCATGATACTGGATG TTTCCTTATTACATCATTTTAAATTACGTATATCTatataa